The Pseudomonas sp. FP198 genomic interval AGCGCTTCGTTCTGGCTCAGGTACTCGTTCGGGCAACGCAGTACCGAGAAGATGGTGCCGACCGGCGCGTTGATGTCGATGTTCGACGAGCCGTCCAACGGGTCGAACACCAGCAGGTAGGCACCCTTGGGGTATTTGCCCGGGATCTGGTAGGCATTGTCCATTTCCTCGGACGCCATGCCGGCCAGGTGACCGCCCCACTCGTTGGCTTCGAGCAGGATTTCGTTGGACAGTACGTCGAGCTTCTTCTGCACTTCGCCCTGCACGTTCTCGGTGCCCATGCTGCCAAGGACACCACCCAGCGCGCCCTTGGAGACGGCGTGGCTGATTTCCTTGCACGCACGCGCCACCACTTCGATCAAAAAGCGCAGATCGGCAGGGGTATTGTTGCTGCGGGTCTGCTCAATCAAATAGCGACTCAAGGTAACGCGGGACATGGACGGCTCCGGAGAATAGGGGGCGGAAAACCCGCGCAGTTTAGCGCGAGTCGGGAGTTAATTCCTCCTATGAGACGGGATATGGAGGATTGAGTTCACGGGGTGGCGGTTCGCTTGGGTATTTCTGTTGATTGGCAGGACGTCATCGCGAGCAGGCTCGCTCCCACATTGGATCTTCAGCGCTCGCCAATCCAGTGAGAGCGAGCTTGCTCGCGATGAACACACCTCAGTTCTTGACCGGTGGCTTGCGCAACAGGCTGAACGCCATCGCCGCGAGGAACAGCACACTCAGCAGCAAGACCGCCCACAAGCCGATTTTTTTCCAATTGGTCTCGACGGGCGCAGGCGTGGTTTCGACTCTTGGGGTCGACGTGGCCGTGCCGTTCACCGTTGCCGTACCCAACGTCGCCAGCCGTGAAGGTTTGTAGTCGGGCACCAGCGTGGTCAATGGCAAACTGGCCGCCTTGACTGTCGAGCTGCCCAGCGCCAGGCGCCAGGGGCCCTCGCCGCGCGCCAGGAACACCACCTGGGTCGGGCGCACGGCAAAGCGCAGGGCCGGGGCCTCGGCGCCCAGGCCACCGCCGCGCTCGTCCACCGTCAGCTTCAGTTGTTGAACGGTCTGGCCGGACAGTTGCAGCTGGTTTTGCAACACGTCCTGGCCATTCTGGGTCAGGCGATAGAGCAGACCGCTGCCCATCGGCTGCCAGGGTTGGCTGCTTTCGCGACGACCGGCCAGGGTCGCCGGCGCCAGGGTGTTGGCTTGGCTCAACTCGATCTGCACCTGTTCGACGTTCAACCCCATGGGTAACTGCCAGGTGTATTCGCCGGCCTTGGTCGTGCCACCGGCCAGAGGCTGCGACCAGACCAACGGCAGCGGCAGGCTCTCGCGGCTGGCGCTTTGCAGCTGGGCCGAGGTCAGCACCGGCGCCGAGGACGGCGAATCCCACAGCAGTCGCAAGTAGCGCGCCGATTGTCCCGGCAAGCTCACCTCATGCTGCTCGACCCGCTCATCGGCAAACGTCAGCCGCGCGATCTGGCCTTCGCCCCACGACTGCCAGTGCTGCAAGTCGTCGCTGGCTTCGATGGTGAAACGCTGGAAGCCATCGCGCTCGCTGGTCCAGTCGAGGATCAGTTGCTGCAACGGCGCCTTGATCGCGCTGGCGTCCAGCAACCAGCCGCGCAACTCTTCCTCGCCCGCCTCGAGCCGACTGGACGGCTGGACTTCCACCAGCGTGCCGTTGGCGTTCGATTGCACACGCACGCTGGGCGCACGCTCGCTGTCATCGGCGGCGTTGTATAGCGGGAACCATTTCACATCGGTGAGCGTGCGACTTTCCCGGCTCTGCGCCGATTCGCGAACCAATGCGTAGGCCTGGGCCTGGCCCGCCGAGTTGAAGACCCGCAAGTCGCTCAGGTCGGTCTGGCGCGCCTGCAACTGCACGTCCAGCGGCAACGCCAGGCGATACCACGGCCCCTCGCCGCTCAAGGCCAACGGCACCTGATGGGCGAAGTCTTGCGGTTGTTCCTGTGCCGCGGCAGACATGGCCACCCACAACCCCACCACGCCCAGCCCGATTCGACTCAACTTGCGACTCAACTTGCGACTCAAGATGACACTCCCTCACTGACAGGCATCGGCGGCTCGGCATCCACGACCGGCTCCGGGCGTTTGGGCGGCAGCGGCGCAAAGTAGCCGACCACCAGCAGCAACACGCCCACGCCGATAAACGACACGATCCGCGCCAGACCACCACGGTTACTCAATTCGACAAAGAACAGCTTGGCCACCACCACTGCAATCAACGCCGCGCCGATCAGCCACACCTCACGACGATGCCGCAGGTGTCCGCCAATCATCAGGCCCAGGGCGATCAGGGTCCAGACAATGGACAATCCGGCCTGCACGAACATGGATTCAAGCAACGCGTCCAGCTCGAACGGCACATCCATCCACTGGTGCGCAGTGCGCATCACCAAGGCGGTGAAGAACGCGAACAGCGACACGCCGGCGATCAACTGAGCGACCTGTCCGATCCGACTCCAGCGGTTCGTCGTTTGCTCCACGGCGTTGCGGGCCCACACATAGATACCGAACAAGGCGAACAGCAGACCCAGTTCCAACGGATTGAGCAACGGCACATAAGGCAGCGGCTCCGAGTTGCCATCACTGAACGTGTTGGTCAGCCAGAACCAACCGAGCATCAACAGTGCCATGGGCGCCGCCGCGTAGACGCGGTATTCGCGCGGTTGGGCCGACACCGGCCACGGCAAGGCACGCGGCGTCGCCATCAGCACCAGGTAGAGGCCTGGCAGGATCGCCCAGGCCAGCCACCGCCAGGCATTGTACTGCTCGGACAGCAACAGCAGGCCGTAACGCAATTCCAGCATCAGCACCGCCATCAACAACCAGCAACCGAGCACATGGGCCGTGCTGCGCGCCTGGGCCGGCAGCGTCGTAGCCAGGCGCTTGAGCGACAGGAAATGCACGGCAAATACCGCCAGCCAGGCCAGCCAGCCGAAATCCGCCGCCGGGTGATAACGGCTGTGCCCGACCGCCACCAGCACACAGCCTGCTGCTGGAATCAACAAGGTGCACAGCAGCCCCAACGCCGGCCATTTCAAGCGCAGCGACAACACGCTCCACACCGCCACGCTGGCGGCCGCGACAATCAACAAAAAACTGCCTTGCAGGTTTTGCGGGGCAAAGCGTAGCACTTCGCTGACCCACGCCAGCGCCCACCAACCGGCGCCCCAGATCAGCAGCAGCTCGGACAGGCGCTGCAAACTCAAGGCATCGAGTTCCCGCGCCGCGTGCGCCTTTTGCAGACGCCATGCGCCCACCAGCGCAGCCAGCCCCAGCACCAGCGGTGTCCAGAATCCGCTGTGGGCCAAGGGACGCAGGTCCTCGGTATCAAGCGAGCCCAGCAGCGCCGGCCCTGCCATGAGGAAAGCCGCACCGCCAATCACTTGCAGCAGCAGGCCAAAGACAAAGCTCACGCGCTGTTTCAGGTACAGGCTCAGCCAGATGATCAACAGACCGCTGGCCGCCCACACGCCGCTCGCCGTTTGCCAGGGCAGCACGAACAGTACCGCGAGATTGATCAGCACCAATCCGGCCAGCAACACCACCGACAAGCCGCGCAACAAGCGCACAT includes:
- a CDS encoding DUF3999 domain-containing protein, translating into MSAAAQEQPQDFAHQVPLALSGEGPWYRLALPLDVQLQARQTDLSDLRVFNSAGQAQAYALVRESAQSRESRTLTDVKWFPLYNAADDSERAPSVRVQSNANGTLVEVQPSSRLEAGEEELRGWLLDASAIKAPLQQLILDWTSERDGFQRFTIEASDDLQHWQSWGEGQIARLTFADERVEQHEVSLPGQSARYLRLLWDSPSSAPVLTSAQLQSASRESLPLPLVWSQPLAGGTTKAGEYTWQLPMGLNVEQVQIELSQANTLAPATLAGRRESSQPWQPMGSGLLYRLTQNGQDVLQNQLQLSGQTVQQLKLTVDERGGGLGAEAPALRFAVRPTQVVFLARGEGPWRLALGSSTVKAASLPLTTLVPDYKPSRLATLGTATVNGTATSTPRVETTPAPVETNWKKIGLWAVLLLSVLFLAAMAFSLLRKPPVKN